A region from the Ciconia boyciana chromosome 1, ASM3463844v1, whole genome shotgun sequence genome encodes:
- the LOC140646758 gene encoding olfactory receptor 10AC1-like gives MPCERCMERDNKSTDATMEFLLLGFSELLCLRVLLFIIFLIVHLVTLSGNVMIFMAVVMEPSRPPMFFFLCQLSVIELCYTLVIVPKALLSLLVVDGSTISFIGCAAQMHLFVALGGAECFLLVAMSYDRYVAICQPLHYVAVMSEGLCLRLAVACCLGGFAVALGLTVAVFHLPFCQSHRINHFFCDVPAVLHLACTQSYPPELPLLAACVLLLLLPFLLILTSYVCIAAALLHVTSSVGRGKAFSTCISHLAITLLHYGCATFMYIRPKSSYSPARDKIVSLVYTNITPLLYPLIYSLRNKEIRGVLRKMLRRKKIAQLNWDTIRAMVCVCGKF, from the coding sequence ATGCCATGTGAACGCTGCATGGAGAGGGACAATAAGAGCACTGATGCAACCATGGAGTTTCTCCTGCTTGGCTTCTCCGAGCTGCTCTGTCTGCGGGTCCTCCTCTTCATTATCTTTCTCATTGTCCACTTGGTCACGTTGTCAGGGAATGTGATGATCTTCATGGCAGTGGTTATGGAGCCTTCCCGTCCTcccatgtttttcttcctctgtcagcTCTCTGTCATCGAGCTCTGCTATACCTTAGTCATTGTCCCTAAGGCACTCCTCAGCCTGCTAGTGGTGGATGGCAGCACCATTTCTTTCATAGGCTGTGCTGCACAGATGCACCTTTTTGTGGCACTCGGTGGGGCTGAATGCTTCCTCCTGGTAGCCATGTCGTACGACCGTTACGTTGCTATCTGTCAGCCACTTCACTATGTAGCTGTGATGAGTGAGGGGCTCTGCCTCAGGCTGGCTGTGGCATGCTGTCTGGGAGGTTTTGCTGTTGCCCTGGGGTTGACAGTAGCCGTTTTCCACTTACCTTTCTGTCAGTCGCATCGTATTAACCACTTTTTCTGTGatgtccctgctgtgctgcacctGGCCTGTACACAGAGTTACCCTCCTGAGCTGCCCTTGCTGGCTGCCTGtgtgctcctcctgctgctccccttcctcctAATCCTGACTTCGTATGtttgcattgctgctgctttgttacATGTGACCTCCTCCGTGGGAAGGGGCAAGGCCTTTTCCACCTGCATTTCACACTTGGCCATCACCTTACTACACTATGGATGTGCTACCTTCATGTATATCCGTCCCAAGTCCAGTTACTCACCAGCTCGAGACAAGATAGTGTCTCTGGTCTATACCAACATTACTCCATTACTGTATCCCCTCATTTATAGCCTGAGGAACAAGGAAATCAGAGGGGTCCTCAGGAAAAtgttgaggaggaagaaaatagctCAGCTGAACTGGGATACTATCAGAGCtatggtgtgtgtgtgtggtaaATTTTAG